In Pseudophryne corroboree isolate aPseCor3 chromosome 7, aPseCor3.hap2, whole genome shotgun sequence, a single window of DNA contains:
- the LOC134945302 gene encoding speedy protein 1-A-like: MASRSSPGPSTSSQEQRRKRKREAGGQNGEEHASSGSPTHYKWRRGRITSEVKAPFLHPEERAAFYNILKDDHIHNFLLRDTGLRISDKYLLAMVLVYFKLAGLKTEEYGRNFFAALFLANQVEEDEQSRREIYPWALGWTWRTKMKRLHQRRDTLLRRMDYRAVVDRATCDLVMAEDPSHWAWMRTRPLHHGWAIRWYHRHWQEYQIRGPESSPLSCSLCSATESHPTKWEVVGINICRQSEDER; encoded by the exons ATGGCCAGCAG GTCATCTCCAGGTCCTTccacctcttcccaggaacagcgaCGGAAGAGGAAGAGAGAGGCAGGTGGACAGAATGGAGAAGAGCA CGCATCATCTGGATCTCCAACACACTACAAATGGAGAAGAGGACGGATTACCAGCGAGGTGAAGGCTCCCTTCCTGCATCCGGAAGAGCGGGCAGCTTTTTACAACATCCTGA AGGACGACCACATACACAATTTCCTCCTCCGGGACACTGGCCTGAGGATCTCCGACAAGTACCTCCTAGCCATGGTACTTGTGTACTTTAAGCTGGCAGGCCTGAAGACGGAGGAGTATGGGAGGAATTTCTTTGCCGCCCT GTTCTTGGCCAACCAGGTTGAAGAGGATGAGCAATCCAGAAGAGAGATCTACCCCTGGGCCCTCGGCTGGACGTGGAGAACAAAGATGAAGCGACTGCATCAGCGAAGAGACACCTTACTGAGGAGGATGGACTACAGAGCTGTGGTGGATCGGGCCACCTGTGATCTG GTCATGGCTGAAGACCCTTCTCACTGGGCCTGGATGAGGACTCGGCCATTACACCACGGCTGGGCCATACGCTGGTACCATAGGCACTGGCAGGAGTACCAGATACGAGGCCCAGAGAGCAGCCCTCTATCTTGCTCCCTCTGCAGTGCCACTGAGAGCCACCCAACCAAGTGGGAAGTGGTCGGAATTAATATCTGCCGACAGTCAGAAGATGAGCGCTGA